A region of Aliivibrio fischeri DNA encodes the following proteins:
- a CDS encoding DUF2635 domain-containing protein — protein sequence MRTIKIKPKKGLLVRDPLTRVPLKMVGETKPRNTYWLRRIKEGSAIIIEPKKEQTS from the coding sequence ATGCGCACTATCAAAATTAAACCGAAAAAGGGATTGCTAGTACGTGATCCATTAACCCGAGTACCGTTAAAAATGGTCGGTGAAACGAAACCTCGAAACACCTATTGGCTACGCCGAATTAAAGAGGGCTCAGCCATTATTATTGAGCCGAAGAAGGAGCAAACATCATGA
- the gpM gene encoding phage terminase small subunit, producing MLTLLLKRQAKVRKAQAMKIEQESALNIPVMAATGARDVLEHKSWDEVQHILKTDLKYSRTLAGSQEKIPYKKELVKKYTPLVRKLLKSHESLDGLDVVWWFYQWQVDCGLLLSVHDAFKQAIFKGLTTPLSWNSNGQTAFLDVVFKYSHDAHKTKQSFNAQFLRDAVTDLIEGRLATNAPLKVKMFRLAGDLLLEAGNNKEALALFEMVMKIDPKKGGRKIKLKELREEFGYE from the coding sequence ATGTTAACGTTATTATTAAAGCGACAAGCCAAAGTAAGAAAAGCGCAAGCGATGAAAATTGAACAAGAGAGTGCGCTTAATATTCCCGTGATGGCTGCAACTGGTGCTCGTGATGTACTTGAGCATAAATCATGGGATGAAGTGCAACACATCTTAAAAACCGATTTGAAATACTCACGAACCTTAGCTGGCTCACAAGAGAAAATACCATACAAAAAAGAGCTTGTTAAAAAATACACCCCATTGGTGAGAAAGCTGCTTAAGTCACATGAGAGTCTTGATGGATTGGATGTGGTTTGGTGGTTTTATCAATGGCAAGTGGATTGCGGTTTATTGCTATCGGTTCATGATGCATTTAAACAGGCGATATTTAAAGGACTCACCACGCCGTTAAGTTGGAACTCAAATGGCCAAACAGCGTTTTTAGATGTGGTGTTTAAATACTCGCATGATGCACATAAAACCAAGCAATCATTTAATGCTCAGTTTTTACGTGATGCTGTCACCGATTTGATTGAAGGGCGATTAGCCACCAATGCCCCATTGAAAGTGAAAATGTTTCGTCTTGCCGGTGATTTATTGTTGGAAGCAGGCAATAACAAAGAGGCGTTGGCTTTGTTTGAAATGGTCATGAAAATCGACCCTAAAAAAGGCGGTCGTAAAATCAAATTGAAAGAATTAAGAGAAGAGTTCGGTTATGAATAA
- a CDS encoding head completion/stabilization protein: MEFVGNKNEVYDAVLPATEQYPELKISEFQLVFHFLSNETEAGILHHATVARVTIHRELLDTMEEFDNLDALSVERFGETDTGAILYKQAVFAMTANFLVENQLSMNATKEAAERQEAIQAKADNCLVQYRRAMDLLLNGEETYRFEVV; the protein is encoded by the coding sequence ATGGAATTTGTTGGCAATAAAAATGAAGTGTATGACGCGGTATTGCCTGCAACCGAGCAATACCCCGAGCTTAAAATTTCAGAGTTTCAGCTTGTGTTTCATTTTTTGAGTAATGAAACAGAGGCGGGAATTTTACATCATGCCACGGTGGCCAGAGTCACTATTCATCGAGAGCTACTCGATACCATGGAAGAGTTTGATAACTTGGATGCGTTGTCAGTGGAGCGCTTTGGTGAAACTGATACGGGAGCCATCTTGTATAAACAAGCGGTGTTTGCGATGACGGCGAACTTCTTAGTTGAAAATCAATTGAGTATGAACGCCACCAAAGAAGCGGCAGAGCGACAAGAAGCCATTCAAGCCAAAGCGGATAATTGTTTAGTGCAATATCGCCGTGCCATGGATTTATTACTTAATGGTGAAGAAACCTATCGTTTTGAGGTGGTGTGA
- a CDS encoding phage tail assembly protein: MNKQLFKVKLAIPMEVDGKEVAELELRKPTAGDLRGLNLVQVCEMHFDAATVLLPRISKLNERDILNMESENFAPIMTEIASFFVDTKH; the protein is encoded by the coding sequence ATGAATAAACAACTATTCAAAGTGAAATTAGCCATACCCATGGAAGTGGATGGAAAAGAAGTGGCAGAGTTAGAGCTTCGCAAACCAACGGCTGGGGATTTACGTGGTTTGAATTTGGTTCAAGTGTGTGAAATGCACTTTGATGCGGCCACTGTGTTACTTCCTCGTATTTCTAAACTTAATGAGCGTGACATCTTGAATATGGAAAGTGAAAACTTTGCACCCATCATGACGGAAATCGCCTCTTTTTTCGTGGATACGAAACACTAA
- a CDS encoding phage tail tube protein produces MSTTITSRGFLDAGSLGRLPTKEGATINFGGVKREAVMGDSGVLGFSEEFEGAPFIKATIAHAKTTDETNIKNFTGENITLNTNSGKSYTLMDAWVSESLELNIKDGQLEVLFLGTELIPQ; encoded by the coding sequence ATGAGTACAACAATAACCAGTCGTGGTTTTTTAGATGCCGGCTCATTGGGACGCTTACCGACTAAAGAAGGAGCAACCATTAACTTTGGTGGCGTAAAACGTGAAGCGGTCATGGGCGATTCAGGCGTTCTTGGATTTAGTGAAGAGTTTGAAGGTGCGCCTTTTATCAAGGCAACCATCGCGCATGCTAAGACCACTGATGAAACCAACATCAAAAATTTTACAGGTGAAAACATCACACTCAATACCAATAGTGGAAAAAGCTACACCTTGATGGATGCGTGGGTGAGTGAATCGTTAGAGCTTAATATCAAAGATGGCCAACTTGAAGTGCTGTTTTTGGGTACCGAATTAATCCCACAATAA
- a CDS encoding phage tail protein, producing the protein MKALQSITELFSHHVLNAHSFDVWAEDGELVCTQGQLVDGFDITYTVNVNMVGVDIEPQILMMHLVSWLNKFDIQREEKGLAPPSFAAELLDNGKCDIKLKVDIQESYSLNENAQGNWLQNETRYECVSNFTRTLSEDELPPLEFIGGHEHDFPSCS; encoded by the coding sequence ATGAAAGCGTTGCAAAGTATTACGGAGTTATTTTCTCATCATGTGCTTAATGCTCATAGTTTTGATGTATGGGCAGAAGATGGGGAGTTAGTTTGTACGCAAGGCCAACTCGTGGATGGCTTTGATATTACTTACACCGTGAACGTCAATATGGTGGGCGTCGATATCGAGCCACAGATATTGATGATGCATCTGGTGTCATGGTTAAACAAATTTGATATCCAACGAGAAGAAAAAGGCTTGGCACCGCCATCCTTTGCCGCTGAGTTACTGGATAACGGCAAATGCGACATCAAACTCAAAGTGGATATTCAGGAAAGCTACTCGCTGAATGAAAACGCACAAGGCAATTGGCTACAAAATGAAACTCGGTATGAGTGTGTCAGCAATTTCACTCGCACATTAAGTGAAGATGAATTACCGCCATTAGAATTTATTGGTGGCCATGAACATGACTTTCCATCATGCAGTTAA
- a CDS encoding phage portal protein: protein MTSDILSYMEVALIDGLYEPPIPLDTLAKAARANPMHGSALYVKRNMASSSVKLSTLLSKRDFKRFLDDFLTFGNGYLLVIKNAFKEVIKLKHLPALYMRAQETIGRYTYKPNAYNDDGRIDYKDGQVFHLSEYDICQEIYGMPQYIGALSSIWLNEDATLFRRKYYINGAHAGYLLYMNDPNLTDKQEKEIEDKLRKQAGLGAFKNLFINGKGKDGKPPELTPIGQVEAKDAFKDIKGMTTNDVLASHRIPLDLMSIVREGFSSSSDLNKVDRIFYKNELVPLLESVCELNNFVGQEVVRIKEYEGLEPTLA, encoded by the coding sequence ATGACGAGCGATATTCTCAGTTATATGGAAGTCGCTTTAATTGATGGTTTGTATGAGCCACCTATCCCTTTAGATACCTTGGCCAAAGCCGCGCGAGCCAATCCAATGCACGGCTCTGCCTTGTACGTAAAAAGAAACATGGCTTCAAGCTCGGTGAAGTTATCCACGCTACTCAGTAAGCGAGATTTTAAACGCTTCTTGGATGACTTCTTAACCTTTGGTAATGGCTATTTACTTGTGATTAAAAACGCCTTTAAAGAAGTGATTAAATTAAAGCACTTACCTGCCTTATACATGCGGGCACAAGAAACCATCGGTCGTTACACCTATAAGCCAAACGCCTATAACGATGATGGCCGCATTGATTATAAAGATGGTCAGGTTTTTCATTTAAGTGAGTACGATATTTGCCAAGAAATCTACGGTATGCCGCAATACATTGGTGCGCTGAGCTCTATCTGGCTCAATGAAGATGCAACCTTGTTTCGTCGTAAGTACTACATCAACGGCGCTCATGCAGGTTACTTGCTTTACATGAACGATCCAAACCTTACCGATAAACAAGAAAAAGAAATTGAAGACAAATTAAGAAAGCAAGCTGGCCTTGGTGCTTTTAAGAATTTGTTCATTAACGGCAAAGGCAAAGATGGAAAACCGCCAGAACTAACTCCAATTGGACAAGTTGAAGCCAAAGATGCATTTAAAGATATTAAAGGCATGACCACCAATGATGTGTTGGCCAGTCATCGAATTCCATTGGATTTAATGAGTATTGTTCGAGAGGGGTTCAGCTCTAGCAGTGACTTAAACAAAGTCGATCGCATCTTCTACAAAAACGAGTTAGTGCCGTTACTAGAATCGGTGTGTGAATTGAATAACTTTGTTGGACAGGAAGTTGTGAGAATTAAGGAGTATGAAGGATTGGAGCCTACGCTTGCGTAG
- a CDS encoding phage major capsid protein, P2 family: MQEKTKLAIEGYKKAAAKQNGVEDVTEKFSVTPNATQKIVAQIRESNWFLGKINIVPVANQKGEAIGLGVTGMIASRTNTKTGNERKTKAVYNMEPMPYLCEQVNFDSHIRYDQLDAFAHLKNFNKLINSQTREQIDMNKVTIGFYGTSCEANTDPETNPNGEDVCKGWFQAIRDNNADAMLVEGKTTGEIRLGEGDETAGKGDFINLDLAVMNVKGLLHDACANASDLVALVGSDLLSYDKAKFYAAHGNTPTEKAHIEDMQVIGTYGGLAAFCPPSFPPTGILVTSFKNLSLYIQKDSIRRSLAKKNDRLDQIENFESMNMAYVVEQLPKAAALEFDNVKLWIDGAWV; this comes from the coding sequence ATGCAAGAAAAAACAAAACTGGCGATAGAGGGCTATAAAAAAGCCGCCGCAAAACAAAATGGGGTTGAGGATGTCACTGAAAAATTCAGTGTGACCCCTAATGCCACACAAAAGATTGTTGCTCAAATTCGTGAGAGTAACTGGTTTCTTGGCAAGATTAATATTGTGCCTGTGGCAAACCAAAAAGGTGAAGCAATTGGACTTGGGGTAACCGGCATGATTGCCAGCCGTACCAACACCAAAACAGGCAATGAGCGTAAAACCAAAGCCGTTTATAACATGGAACCGATGCCGTACCTGTGTGAGCAAGTGAACTTTGATTCACACATTCGTTACGATCAATTGGATGCCTTTGCTCATTTGAAGAATTTCAACAAACTTATCAATTCTCAAACTCGTGAGCAGATTGATATGAACAAAGTGACCATCGGTTTCTATGGCACATCTTGTGAAGCGAATACGGATCCTGAGACGAACCCAAATGGCGAAGATGTGTGTAAAGGATGGTTCCAAGCCATTCGTGATAATAACGCCGATGCCATGCTTGTTGAAGGCAAAACAACGGGTGAAATTCGTTTGGGTGAGGGCGATGAAACAGCAGGCAAAGGGGACTTTATTAACCTTGATTTAGCCGTAATGAACGTGAAAGGTTTATTGCATGATGCGTGTGCCAATGCCTCGGATTTAGTGGCGTTGGTTGGCTCTGATTTACTTTCTTATGATAAAGCCAAATTCTATGCCGCGCATGGTAATACTCCAACAGAGAAAGCACACATTGAAGACATGCAAGTGATTGGCACGTATGGCGGTTTAGCGGCGTTTTGTCCACCATCGTTCCCACCAACGGGGATCTTGGTTACTAGCTTTAAAAACCTATCTTTGTACATTCAAAAAGATTCCATTCGTCGCTCATTGGCGAAGAAGAACGACCGTCTTGATCAAATTGAAAACTTTGAATCAATGAACATGGCTTATGTGGTTGAACAATTACCAAAAGCGGCCGCGCTTGAGTTTGACAACGTGAAACTGTGGATTGATGGCGCGTGGGTATAA
- a CDS encoding phage virion morphogenesis protein, with protein sequence MQLSSPEQLTSIIDGLLLSDAEQFDLNRRLANRSRQYFRSQIRLQRDIEGRSYQKRARRKITLDSKTHKAKDNKNMLMGFSRALKTQVNDKGFEVGLAGVVGNMARDHNEGRTLSFTTRAKGYYNSRTSRWEGGTKVKQFYQMPKRTFIGWTPALERELLAMVAEQFTAGVES encoded by the coding sequence ATGCAGTTAAGTAGTCCCGAGCAGCTCACGAGCATCATTGATGGCTTGCTATTAAGCGACGCTGAGCAGTTTGATTTAAATCGACGTTTAGCCAATCGCTCACGACAATACTTTCGCTCTCAAATACGGCTGCAACGAGACATTGAAGGGCGAAGTTATCAAAAACGAGCTCGAAGAAAAATCACATTAGATAGCAAAACCCATAAAGCCAAAGACAACAAAAACATGTTGATGGGATTTAGCCGAGCATTGAAAACCCAAGTGAATGATAAGGGCTTTGAAGTGGGGCTTGCTGGTGTGGTTGGCAACATGGCACGTGATCACAATGAGGGGAGAACGCTCTCATTTACGACAAGAGCGAAAGGGTATTACAACTCTCGAACCAGTCGATGGGAAGGCGGAACCAAAGTTAAACAGTTTTACCAAATGCCAAAACGAACGTTTATTGGTTGGACACCTGCCCTTGAGCGAGAGTTGCTTGCCATGGTGGCAGAGCAATTTACAGCAGGCGTGGAGAGTTAA
- a CDS encoding GpE family phage tail protein yields MERVETYYADLAIVFHWQPSEIDELSLDDLLLFREEARVRTEKESP; encoded by the coding sequence ATTGAGCGAGTAGAAACCTATTATGCCGATCTCGCTATAGTGTTTCATTGGCAACCCAGTGAAATCGACGAACTCAGCCTTGATGATTTACTTTTATTTCGAGAAGAGGCGCGAGTTCGAACCGAGAAAGAGAGCCCTTAG
- a CDS encoding terminase family protein, with protein MKMSPTAPLEKPLYTQAQTHALGYYLRQYKTAEIAEALELAPRTIQQWISKFKWKQMRDDAPVELILRQRIAYLMWVDKKHESQLKELEMLLEQKYKRDAAERRKNKSPKSENGSEKKRGRPSNKSKNDISGITAEMLSEYYEKKYFQYQKDIHAHKCDDSINEQRFYLKSRQIGLSDYFSFEAFEDAVLTGDNQVFISASRKQAEIFKNYIRKFALEIGDIELKGKDSIILSNGAELHFMSTNIFTSQGFNGHMYYDEVFWIPSFQKLDDYAGGMSIQAQYRTTYLSTPSTTAHEAYPKWSGVKELNIDISHKALKNGSLGGDGIFRQIITVDDAIERGATFFNMDKLHRKYPDKSVFDNLLRCVFLDDSSSFFSIKALLACKTDTSQWSDVNFEALYPVGRREVLVGYDPRGGGQGEGSDDAGLVVALKPIIKGGTFRVIERVRLKGSSYEDQATAIEAICKKYNVVYLAIDVGGVGSAVAELVRKFYPGLTTLDYSPEMKRMMAYKAREIINAGRLQFDDEWDDVVHSFLMIKQHTTKMSNQITFISARNKVGSHADLAWATMHVLHWEPIDILRDDSTTVSFL; from the coding sequence ATGAAAATGAGTCCGACTGCACCACTTGAAAAACCACTCTATACCCAAGCGCAAACTCATGCGCTTGGGTATTACTTACGCCAGTACAAAACCGCAGAAATTGCCGAGGCACTGGAACTGGCTCCGCGCACTATCCAACAATGGATCTCAAAATTTAAATGGAAACAGATGCGCGATGACGCCCCTGTTGAATTGATACTCAGACAGCGCATTGCGTATTTGATGTGGGTAGACAAAAAGCACGAATCACAACTCAAAGAGCTTGAAATGCTGCTTGAGCAAAAATACAAACGTGACGCAGCTGAACGACGCAAAAACAAAAGTCCAAAATCAGAAAATGGCTCAGAGAAAAAACGCGGCAGACCAAGCAACAAAAGCAAAAATGATATTTCAGGCATCACCGCTGAAATGCTTTCTGAGTATTACGAGAAAAAATACTTCCAATATCAAAAAGACATTCATGCTCATAAGTGTGATGACAGCATTAACGAACAACGCTTTTATTTAAAATCGCGTCAAATTGGGTTGAGTGATTATTTCTCGTTTGAAGCGTTTGAAGATGCGGTGTTAACTGGTGACAATCAGGTCTTTATTTCCGCCTCGCGTAAACAGGCAGAGATTTTCAAAAACTACATTCGCAAATTTGCGCTTGAGATTGGGGATATAGAACTCAAAGGCAAAGACAGCATCATTCTCAGCAATGGCGCTGAGCTGCATTTCATGTCCACAAACATTTTTACAAGCCAAGGCTTTAACGGTCATATGTATTATGACGAAGTATTTTGGATCCCAAGCTTTCAAAAACTCGATGATTACGCAGGCGGCATGTCCATCCAAGCGCAATATCGAACCACGTATTTATCAACCCCATCCACCACCGCGCACGAAGCGTATCCAAAATGGTCTGGAGTCAAAGAGCTTAATATCGATATTAGTCATAAAGCATTAAAAAATGGCTCACTTGGTGGCGATGGTATTTTCCGTCAAATAATCACTGTGGATGATGCGATTGAGCGCGGTGCCACGTTCTTCAACATGGATAAATTACACCGTAAATATCCTGATAAATCCGTGTTTGATAATTTGCTTCGTTGTGTGTTCTTAGATGACTCTTCATCGTTCTTTAGCATCAAAGCCCTACTGGCTTGTAAAACGGATACCAGTCAATGGAGTGATGTGAATTTTGAAGCGCTTTACCCTGTTGGCCGTCGAGAGGTATTGGTTGGTTATGATCCAAGAGGTGGCGGCCAAGGTGAAGGCTCGGATGATGCAGGCTTGGTGGTTGCACTCAAACCCATCATCAAAGGCGGTACATTTCGAGTTATTGAGCGCGTTCGCTTAAAAGGCTCAAGCTATGAAGACCAAGCCACCGCCATTGAAGCCATTTGCAAAAAATACAACGTGGTCTATTTGGCCATTGATGTTGGCGGTGTGGGCTCGGCCGTTGCTGAGTTAGTGAGAAAGTTTTATCCAGGACTCACTACCTTAGATTATTCACCAGAAATGAAACGCATGATGGCCTACAAAGCGCGCGAGATTATTAATGCTGGCCGTCTTCAGTTTGATGATGAATGGGATGACGTCGTGCATTCATTTTTGATGATAAAACAGCACACCACCAAAATGAGCAACCAAATTACCTTTATCTCAGCACGTAATAAAGTCGGCTCTCACGCTGATTTAGCGTGGGCAACCATGCACGTTTTACATTGGGAGCCTATCGATATTTTACGCGATGACTCAACCACCGTTTCGTTCCTATAA
- a CDS encoding phage tail sheath subtilisin-like domain-containing protein, producing MSISFSEVPNNARVPGVYIEIDNSLANSAEELQKLLVIGNAITGAAVSPNTVVLCMDEDSAREQFGESDITSMLKYFRKQDESMPVYAVSVEAADTASALAALGDTQYHHILCSLNDETTVRDLGTFLDERYKALEMIPGIAYLPKKGTHAELITYGAMSNCPLISFMSINELADSSNKPLSDAEAVAAWAGQVAPSLANDPCRPLQTLKMNGVYSIASSEFDWNERNLLLHEGMGTYTVTSTKEVQVERPVTAYTENAAGAADDSYLDVMTPATAMYFREKQRSLIQSKFGRHKLAKEGTSFAPGQAIVTPSIIKGELLTLYKSLEYQGIVQDFEGYKKTLIVELDENNKTRINYLDSPQFVNGLIITAGKIQFRK from the coding sequence ATGAGTATCAGTTTTTCAGAAGTGCCGAACAATGCTCGCGTTCCGGGTGTGTACATTGAAATTGATAACAGTCTTGCTAATAGTGCAGAAGAGCTGCAAAAACTGCTTGTGATTGGTAATGCTATTACTGGTGCGGCGGTGTCGCCCAACACCGTAGTGTTGTGTATGGATGAGGACTCTGCACGTGAGCAGTTTGGTGAATCTGATATCACAAGCATGCTGAAGTATTTTCGAAAGCAAGATGAAAGCATGCCAGTGTATGCGGTGAGTGTTGAAGCTGCCGATACAGCAAGCGCGTTGGCAGCTCTTGGGGATACGCAATATCATCATATTCTTTGCTCACTCAATGATGAAACCACCGTGCGTGATTTAGGAACGTTTTTAGATGAGCGCTATAAGGCATTAGAAATGATCCCGGGCATTGCTTATCTTCCAAAAAAAGGCACGCACGCCGAGCTTATTACTTATGGTGCAATGTCCAATTGCCCATTGATAAGCTTCATGTCGATTAATGAGTTAGCGGACTCATCAAACAAGCCATTATCTGATGCAGAAGCGGTGGCAGCATGGGCAGGTCAAGTCGCGCCTTCATTGGCAAATGATCCATGCCGACCACTTCAAACCCTAAAAATGAATGGGGTGTATTCCATTGCCTCCAGTGAGTTTGATTGGAATGAGCGCAATTTATTGCTGCATGAAGGGATGGGAACCTACACCGTTACCTCAACCAAAGAAGTGCAAGTTGAGCGACCAGTTACCGCTTATACGGAAAATGCAGCAGGGGCGGCGGATGACAGTTATCTGGATGTGATGACACCGGCTACCGCCATGTATTTTCGTGAGAAGCAACGCTCACTCATTCAAAGCAAATTTGGTCGCCATAAATTAGCCAAAGAGGGAACGAGCTTTGCTCCAGGACAAGCGATTGTGACCCCAAGCATTATCAAAGGGGAATTACTCACTTTGTATAAAAGTTTGGAGTATCAAGGGATAGTTCAAGATTTTGAAGGGTATAAAAAAACCTTGATTGTTGAGTTAGATGAAAACAACAAAACACGCATTAACTACCTAGACAGTCCGCAGTTCGTCAATGGCTTGATCATTACGGCAGGTAAAATTCAATTTAGAAAGTAA
- a CDS encoding GPO family capsid scaffolding protein encodes MFQSEPICILTAGETVDGRFIEQKVIDDIVELYDPKRYNARINEEHWAWGEKFGSVLSVEKRGDELWGVLKPNSLLLSTVEKGQLLHTSCEITPNFANTGKSYLTGLALTDEPASLGTTEMHLSANSKEKNKDKVYLSSGATVGKELIEAEEPTTQDDKKLLSRLIQLFRSHDEPSDPPEEENDDMNEELKALLQAQTAQITALTGQVTSLTATIKETLPQETEPEQEEQTELATQVEALSSKLDDVVTKLSSITDETPRQLAGEDSEEMYL; translated from the coding sequence ATGTTTCAGTCAGAGCCCATTTGTATTTTAACCGCAGGTGAAACCGTCGATGGTCGGTTTATCGAGCAAAAGGTGATTGACGATATTGTCGAGCTGTATGACCCAAAACGCTATAACGCACGCATCAATGAAGAGCATTGGGCATGGGGTGAAAAGTTTGGCTCGGTGCTATCGGTGGAAAAAAGAGGGGATGAATTGTGGGGTGTTTTAAAACCCAATTCATTGTTATTGAGCACGGTTGAGAAAGGTCAACTTCTGCATACCTCTTGTGAAATTACGCCTAATTTTGCCAATACGGGAAAAAGTTATTTAACCGGCTTGGCATTAACGGATGAGCCCGCATCGCTTGGCACCACTGAAATGCATTTATCAGCCAACTCGAAAGAGAAAAATAAGGACAAGGTCTATTTGAGCTCAGGGGCTACCGTAGGAAAAGAGCTCATCGAGGCCGAAGAGCCAACCACTCAAGATGACAAAAAATTGTTATCTCGACTTATTCAATTATTTCGCTCGCATGATGAGCCATCCGACCCACCAGAAGAAGAGAACGATGACATGAATGAAGAACTAAAAGCGCTATTACAAGCACAAACCGCGCAGATAACAGCGTTAACAGGTCAAGTGACAAGCTTAACTGCAACGATTAAAGAAACCCTTCCTCAAGAGACTGAGCCCGAGCAAGAAGAGCAAACCGAGTTAGCCACTCAGGTCGAAGCCCTATCAAGCAAACTTGATGATGTGGTGACAAAACTGAGCTCCATCACGGACGAAACCCCTCGACAATTGGCAGGGGAAGACAGCGAAGAAATGTATTTATAA